AACAAACTATAGAGTACGCTCCGGTTTTGCGCATCCTCTCTCCTGCAAATTTACTCACTTCTCTGAGTTTGTGAGAGATGTCTATTATAATTTTTGCTAATCTTATGAGATTACAGTGCGGTGGAGCTCGCTCAAAGCTTGACGATTTTTCTTAAAATTCGTGACAACGCCTCACCCAAAAATCAGGTACCCCAAATCTGTTTTATACAAAGCCCTATTGTGCAACCGTGACCTAATGTTTATCAGTACATTTCATTATAGCTTGAATCAACCTAAAATATTGATCATAAAATGTTCTGGCATTAACTGTAGCTAATTGCCAATTCTCACTATCTATTTGTATTACTGCAGCAGTTAATTTATCATATAATTTATGATTCTGCTCATTACTGATTACTATGCACTTATTAACAGAATTTGCTAATAATTGCTCAAGATTATTCATATATTTCAGGCTCTTATACTCATGCTGATATAATTTATATATTTTATGTTTACCGAAGAAGAAATGCTCTGCACTATCATTTAATAAAATAACATCAGTTAAGTTAATTAAAGCAGTTGTTTTTACTTGAGCTAATTCATTGAGTTGCAATTTTGCTGCATCTAAATTAGTAAGAATATTTTTTTCCAGCTCTGGAAAAGATTGCGCCAAAATTATCGCCAATTCTTCTAAAAGCGCTTGTACATTTGATAAATTCAACCAAAAATGCCAATTA
The genomic region above belongs to Candidatus Trichorickettsia mobilis and contains:
- a CDS encoding metal ABC transporter solute-binding protein, Zn/Mn family, giving the protein MIKRIIKHLIFIAVISINITAIAKPKIITSIVPLASIVAMLMDNQAEISAIAVTQNCPHHYHIRPSDLQKIKHADIVIYIDDKFDGFIVKIINNHNKNIIKLSNLQSIKFLTEDNQHNWHFWLNLSNVQALLEELAIILAQSFPELEKNILTNLDAAKLQLNELAQVKTTALINLTDVILLNDSAEHFFFGKHKIYKLYQHEYKSLKYMNNLEQLLANSVNKCIVISNEQNHKLYDKLTAAVIQIDSENWQLATVNARTFYDQYFRLIQAIMKCTDKH